From Cercospora beticola chromosome 6, complete sequence, a single genomic window includes:
- the MPG1 gene encoding mannose-1-phosphate guanyltransferase, with protein MGLKALILVGGFGTRLRPLTLTLPKPLVEFGNRPMILHQIEALAAAGVTDIVLAVNYRPEMMTAALKKYEEQYGVKIEYSVETEPLGTAGPLKLAERILGKGDEPFFVLNSDVICEYPFQELADAHKAHGGEGTIIVTKVEEPSKYGVVVHKPDHPTRIDRFVEKPVEFVGNRINAGLYILNPSVLKRIELRPTSIEQETFPEMVKEGQLHSFDLEGFWMDVGQPKDFLSGTCLYLSSLTKKGSKLLTSPSEPFVHSGNVMIDPSAKIGNNCKIGPNVVIGPNVVIGDGVRIQRSVLLAGSKVKEHAWIKSTIVGWNSTIGRWARMENVSVLGDDVSIGDEIYCNGASVLPHKSIKANVETPAIIM; from the exons ATGGGTCTCAAAG CATTGATCCTCGTCGGAGGCTTTGGTACGCGTCTGCGACCATTGACCCTCACCCTCCCGAAGCCCCTTGTCGAGTTCGGCAACCGCCCTATGATTCTCCACCAGATCGAGGCTCTCGCAGCAGCCGGCGTTACCGATATTGTGCTCGCAGTAAACTACCGACCTGAGATGATGACGGCAGCGCTGAAGAAGTACGAGGAACAATACGGTGTCAAGATTGAATACTCGGTGGAGACTGAGCCTTTGGGCACGGCGGGTCCGCTCAAGCTTGCGGAGCGCATTCTCGGAAAGGGCGATGAACCATTCTTCGTTCTCAACTCCGATGTCATCTGCGAGTATCCATTCCAAGAGCTTGCTGACGCACACAAGGCACATGGTGGGGAGGGTACCATTATTGTGACCAAGGTGGAGGAGCCATCGAAATACGGTGTGGTTGTTCACAAGCCCGACCACCCTACACGCATTGATCGCTTCGTCGAGAAGCCTGTCGAGTTCGTCGGCAACCGAATCAACGCCGGTCTCTACATCCTCAACCCGTCGGTGTTGAAGCGCATTGAACTGCGACCCACATCGATCGAGCAGGAGACGTTCCCAGAAATGGTCAAAGAGGGGCAACTGCACTCATTCGACCTGGAAGGCTTCTGGATGGACGTGGGTCAGCCGAAGGACTTCCTCTCCGGTACTTGCCTCTACCTGTCTTCCCTCACCAAGAAGGGCAGCAAGCTCCTCACGTCGCCATCGGAGCCATTCGTCCACAGCGGAAATGTCATGATCGACCCCTCCGCCAAGATTGGCAACAACTGCAAGATCGGACCCAACGTGGTCATTGGACCCAATGTGGTGATTGGCGACGGTGTGCGGATACAACGCTCAGTGCTGCTGGCTGGCAGCAAGGTCAAGGAGCATGCGTGGATCAAGAGCACTATCGTGGGCTGGAACAGCACCATCGGCAGATGGGCACGCATGGAGAACGTCTCGGTGCTTGGCGACGATGTGTCGATTGGCGATGAGATCTACTGCAATGGCGCTTCGGTGCTTCCACACAAGAGCATCAAGGCGAACGTCGAGA CTCCCGCGATTATCATGTAA